In Pieris brassicae chromosome 12, ilPieBrab1.1, whole genome shotgun sequence, the genomic window tgtttgtAACAAATTTATAGCAAGTAGAGACGTAagtaattgatattattaattaattagtattacCGTCAATCGGTCAAAGGATCAAATTATCATTCGcgtgttttataattttattaacaggaaagttttattagattaaaataattaaggattgtactgtatttaaattgaaattacttctagaaatatatatttcaattttgtaACGATATCAATATGTTTATATGCGaaactaaaaaatacatatgaatagtattttattaaaaaacagcttgatattgtaatattcatttatttctattaaataatatagaatcgCTATCCATCTATATAActtagataatttaatatttttgaaattatacttcttttggcgcgttagggaaaaattatgagggtaatttttttccgattCGCGCGACCCAAAAAACCGACAcactgaagttagctatagtcaacattttagttttagctattgttagtgtcgttttttatacaaacgtaaaatacaatttctgaaaagatttttaacttGTTATGCCAGAGAAAACTTCTAACGCATGtgcataagtacacacacatttttttataaacatatggATATGACATATTGCAGCTAAAATCTAAACAGAATATCTACTCATAAATCATATATGGAGTTTTTCCATAATTGTTAAACCAACTTCAGAATATATCGACTGAACTTATTGCATTATTTGATCTATAGCATATCttccattttaaaatcatGCAGCAAGTGTAAATTCGATGCATTATGAACGGAGGCTTACggtcataaataatatttaactgtCTGTCTTGCTCGCACTCACAGGTCTTATACAGAGGTGTAGTGATATGGGTAAGAAATGTAGAGTTACGAACAATATGCTGGTTTATGCTAAGcccatattaatattttttcgctatctgaaaataaatgtttttaatttgtaagagTTGTTCGTAGAGAAACTGTATAGATCGTAGTGTGGTCCTGAAAAGGGCCGATTTTCTAAGGATATTTCTTAGTTCTTCAAAAATCTTCATCCGTATCTTCCTCATCTGTGTCATCTTCCTGTAGGTTCATTATCAGAGGTAGTGCTTGATCTCTTAAAATTCCTTAAGACCTTATCCTGGACTCCACGTGCGCAGGTATAGATAACGGATTACATTGCGTGCATATTCCTACTGTCAGTGACATTCATTTCCCGACGACTTAGTTTAAAATGCGGTGACTACAGTCATATTTCTATCGATTTGTGCAGATGAACCTGATGAGGATGATTTAAAAGACCTAAAGTGGTCTTCTAAATCATCAATCATAATATCAACGataaaaataagttcataaaagtaaatgtataatttataattgtgttGTATATAGTTGATTTGGTAAAAATTCTTATATGTATCTCTGTATATGCCTACTGTTATGATGTACATTcatttatcttttaataaacAGGAGATAAACGAGCAAAAGCTCGCCCTAATGTTAAGTGGCCGTCaatgtccgatgatgaaactcacaCACATGTTCTGAACACTCGTCTGGTTAATGCGGTAGAAGCTGCAGAGAGCCCCCGCATTTCTACGCAACCCCAAGGGATCAAGTCGTTTAGAAAGTGTCTGGTCATCGGCGGTTCGAATCGCTCTAcattgaatacggtcaagtagAAGGAGCTGATACTGGAGCTTCCACcgagaggtgagaacagtactccatgtgGGGCTGGATTTGCGCTTTGTCGAGTTGCAAAAATATgtgtgtaatgtaatatttatgtgaTTAATAAAGGTTATTACAGTATTTTCCAACTTAACATcgaatatttctaaaatatataaaaaatctgacaAGTTGTAAAACTCTCcatttttgaagtaaaattCTTCGTTAATTTGACTGTCATTTTGTTTCACAAGTTTTTCCAGTCGACAGCAATCAACTTTTTGGGCATACATTCGTGATTATCAACGGTACTAGTTtgcaaaattttgttttaatgatgatacattgtaaattgtcatgcgatttacataaaattttgagTATGGGCACAAAGACATGTAGacttcaattattttacaaattacataatatcatCTTTGCTATGTATTTTACTAATGTTAAAACAGTTAACACTGATCGTGCAATCAGGATAAATCAACTTAATCTTCACTAAGTATTTCTTACAGACTTATGAAGCATAATACTGTTCAATTTTACGAATATTGGGTCAGTTGTGTGTACACATGAAGAAAGgacataaagaaaaaaaaactgtaaataCCGTCAGgcgttataaatttaataacttcaTTTTTTTCTGACACTAGAAAACCATTCTcgagaaattaatttttcaatttttatacgagtatacttaattataaatacatcaatggcgctacaacctttttaggtctgggcctcagatttctgtacctgtttcatgatcatttgtatatcgaataggcaaataggtgatcagccttctgtgtctgacacacgccgacgactttttttgagtctaaggcaagccggtttcctcacgatgtttttttcttcaccgttcgagctaatgttaattGGGCACAtcgaaagaaaatctattggtgcacagccggggatcgagaacctacgatctcagagATGGGagacgcacgctgaagtcactaggccaacactgctctactttattaatacataattacacgagttattatatatttgtatgtagtCATGAAagaattttagttataaactttaaagtgTTCTTCAAATTGcggtttactttttattaaacgttcttaattattttaccactatttactttgtatattttacgcTTTACACTACTTTCCATACTGGACGAACTATTTTGCATCGGGGCTCGTATTTGTTTACACCAAACACTGAGCAATAGCTCAGACGTTTTAAAGGGATTTAAActatagttaaattaatatatagatagagaataattaaacattgtaatggtcataactttattttataaaaatacaaagtaattataattttggttATTGGTAACTATTCGTTATTTACATGATTTTCAAATAACtcgattattttattaaattattaaagatatgATATCACTGGAGAGCAGATAGTTTTATTGCATCACATTAATCACAAatccttataatataatataagttggaaatacgattttaattcatttattattataattaaaaatgtgacaaagtttatttctttttaaacacaaaatattataataaatataatattaatatacattgcaaataaaatagaaaatacttaaataaggGAAACTAAAAAGAGGGCATGCATATGAAacatagtaaatttaaattgttgaatgttatattatgtgtcatataatcaaataattaaatttattatataagtgaaaatttaaatatattatttttcgtaaGTGGACAAAGTCTTCACAATTAGCCAGTCTTACCTTACGTTACATGTAACGTACAGAAAATCTTTGGCAGTatcgttaaattaaaaataattgtactttTCAGTTTGCTACGATTTTCtgtaagttttaattagtCTAGTTTGATGCAGttgttagtatataaatatgtctgTTAGTTCGCGCCATCAACCgtcttttattgaaaaatgtgttaatattatgtgatctgtaatataaaaataaatattatataaacataataaataacatacgtTTACAAatgatacataaatataaagatataagaCGTATTTGCACTAAAATAAACGACACAAAAAAAATCCCATCAggcatttgttattttattttatcaggCGTTAAAAATTAACCTAGGCTTACAAATATCTAAGTGGTAATTCAAATGCgccaaatatatattacaatcatTATCATAATTGTtatactttttctttttgtgaTGTATGTTGTCTGGGAAATTCAAGTTTGTTCTAGTCTTCATTGACGATTCAAATTATATAgtctatattattaatatattttttactatactaTACGGCACTCAATATTGATAAACTACTTTTTTCCTGCGATAAAGTTGCCAGCTTCGTCTTTGTAGAGGTCCTCATTGATCGCGTAGAATGCTGGCGCATTGGCGCAATCCACCTGGATTAACAAGTACATAAGTTTAGTCATGTTTTATCAGACACAATGATCATTACACAACCTGAAGGTGGGTTCTATTATAACCAATAGGATAGTCAATATATAGCTTCTAAAGAgtgtcttaattttatttagtcaaAATCAGCTTCACAagtcaatatataattttaaaactttattgtgatttatatgataaattatgaaaatagatAGTGTACTGAATATTTTCGTTTTGTTCGAGGATCTTTCAGGTTTGTCAAGGTAGGaacttacatatattaaaatgttgataTATGTATAGTTTAACTTACATTAAAGAACCAGTCGCAAACCCTCGTTCTTTGGTTGAAGACAGTGCCGGCATTGCAAAGGAACGAGTACTGAATGTTTCCACCAATGGTTGGTACGCACCAGTGCCATACCTAACGACATAAGGTTTAGTATCAGAAAGACTCGTAAAAGTTAAGCCTTCTCTAAGTTTAAAAACCGAAACACTTCCGTTTAAGTatctaactaaataaatgtaaatttaagaaGTGTTAAAGCGggataaatcataaaaatctaagcctttgattaaaaaaaataagagttatttatagataattttctttatatataaataaataatactttaaaattacgTAAGTAATAATGTTAGGAAATCTGGTCATGCAATATAACTTCTCTCAGCACTTTCCCAAGATTTTGCGTGATAGGAAAGTAGGAAAGAAGATCGTCTATGACTATTGCACGACTATACCTGGCACTGTGTTTCTGGATCAGCATAATATCCAGGTATTTTGTCATCACAAGTGAATGCGAGGCCTTTGGGCACCTCCTCGAAGGCTGGGTAGTCTTCGCCGGGTATGTAACCGTCTAGAGACTGAAAAAATTtatacacaatttattttttatattttatcacacCATTTAAAATGATTAGCGAATTCTGTCTTTTTTGCATGTGACTCCATTATGATCTTAACTTGTCATTGAATTATAATCATACTCTTTAACCACTTTCTTAAGAACATAATTTTCACCAACGATTCAAagctttatacatttaattacaatcTTAAACAACCTCGCTGAAACGAAAATTTTTCTTATAGTACAACAATggtttaattatgaaatgtaagtgttatgtAGAAGTTATTGTCAAGTGACGTTAACATGTCAAATCGAAGAGGCTTGATGCCCACGACACAGGTAATCGtaatgggggggggggggggggggctaCTGCACTTTCTTCATAACTAAACATCCTTCTTTATTGTGATTTTTACAAGcgaattaactaaattattattgtaactcAAAGTTAGCGTGGTGATCCGTAGTAAAGATTTGATAAACTTAGACCTCaatcaattcaattaaaaaactgatgtaacctgttttttaattgatttattagttCTACTATGTTAGTAGTAGACTATTAAAAAGTAACCGAGAAATTctcagtaattatttaattatattaattatatatgcaTTATTATGAAGCCATTTATAACTTGTATTTAACAATCcactttaaaaacaattaaaacgcGATTCAACAggaattaattgatttttaaagataaattgaataaaaaagcaTTAAATTTGCGTAGTATAATAACttcttttatacaataaaattatagaacagggggaaACGTGCGAGGCTcccctgatgttaagtgatacagctGCGcatggacactttcaatgccagGGGGCTCGTGAGTGCATTGCCATTGACAGCCATACCATtgaaaaattggtacgctcttttattgaaggacgaaggtcgaattggttcggaaattcttcagtgggcagctggttccacataacgGTGGAGTGTGGCAAAAATTTCCTTGAAAAACGCTTAGTCGTgcaacggcggacgtcgaggtgatacgggtggaatttcgtactctgcctcgacgtccgataatgaaacacAGCTGCAGgcattaatccgaacaactcatctaaacactctccatggtaaatgccgTAGAAGATGCacagtgaccccacatctctatgCAACGCCAAAGGTCAATCCTTTGACGTTGCATAGAGATGtggccgctcggagagggattggtcatcgacgattcgaaccgctctccgttgaatacggtcaagtgaaAGGAGCTGGTCTactcattaatttattaaacttcaATGAGTCgatagttatattttagttctGTTTAGTTTTAGTAGGTTTGAGCCCTGGTTGTATGCAATACTGGCTTAAACATAAAGGAAAGGTCGTTGTAGGGACCAAAGTGTCAAAGTTAAGATTTTGAAGATTTTTGCGTGAGAGGAGTCATGGTTGTATTGTGGCATTCGCGTTTGGTGGAGGTAAGGATAGGGCTCAGCTGTTACCTGCCTTCGGCCTTTAGCGAGCTAAAGTCATCCGtcaggttttagtgggtagggttTATTAAGTCTGAGTACCACATAATCACTGCTGGTGTAAAATACCGTAGGGATATGCGTAAAAGCATTTCCTGACGTAAAAAAGAAGGGACCAAAGTGTCAAAGCCACGCTGTGGCAAAGAAGGTTAATTTTTGCAACTAGGTATACATACAGCTATAGATAAATCGATGAAGTATAACAACACTGCTATAACACCAACGGCACCCAAGTGAAGTCTGCTCCAAGATGCTTTCATTTTGACGGACTTTCAAGTATCCTGAAAAGAAAAGAATGAAtcttttgattaattaaaaaataataaactaatgtttaaaataacaaagtaGGAATAAGAGAAATTATTAGTTGTACAAAAAGTTTTGGAAGTCGATTAAGAACCTTCAACTTTATAGCGAAACTTTGCCGAAACATTTACTTTCCCTTTACCATAACTTAATGgcaattaataacattatatacacAACAAAACTTTAGGACGTCCCTACAATACTTGggttaaattaaacaaataatattcttaaaaaaatatataaagaaaatatgtatttaatgtaaactTATGGACGTATCCAGACCAAAAACTGTTTAATTAGTAAAGATTTAccaatctttatttattcgtttgtgttaatatatttaatttggttaAGAGTTCTGTATTTGCGTATAAGATATTAAGTTCATGTCAAGAATAACATGTTACACGGACATGTCAAAGTGAATTAACCCAATCAATGTCCatgagaaaataataaaaattgtgtaattgtggcaatttttaattacattatggGACAATGCTATTGTCGGCTTAACAATTGTAACAATTGTTGTGATTTCGAGGTTTTGTTACATTATGCAAAATCGTATTTAAATCGTTTAATTTATTGCTTTAGACTTTAATTACGTTTCGAGgtttagtataaaatacatCTAACATTAAGAAACCACTTTAGATGGTTAAAAaggaatatttgaaaatttattgaaatccTTTTAGTGTTAATCtataaaagcaaaaaatataattttatgtcaaggacatctttatatgtaagggacataaaaatgttttatcttgaatttaaatatatattttatgtacgcatatttatttaaataaatagatatatgcgtaataataatattcaaattgaaTCTCTATACCAATAATCCTTTAGTTATTTCTAGTAAtggaattttctttataaaaaagttataagtGGAGCCTTTTTCTCTTTAAatcgtataaaataataatcggtTCAGTGAGAATGTATATTGTAATCCGCTAAACGCAATGGTTCATGTCAAAACAGCGGAACCTTGTAATTGTGATCGTATCATCTTTCACACGGTGTGTCCTCACCTTTATTatctagtaaaaaatatacactagAATAGTTAAATgggttaaattaatatatattttaattatacttttagtTTGTTATGTGAAGTTTGCATCGTAAAAAGTTTCCATATTTATGTAGTCATGTCAAATGTCAGAGTCCAAAAAAACCACAAACAACTTCCAACATTagttttgttccctttggagtacagactcttgggccgtggggtgtAAGTTCACAGATCTAGTCCTCtatcaacgaataagtatcgtatTACAACGACGAAATGCCAGCATTTAcaaccaaacttttaaaatttattgtaattttctatttttattaatatataagttaagaatatgataaattctgtgtatttgtgtgttgggAATAAATATTGCATACAACCACAAACATCCAACTTtcgtattcatttatttattgtacaagtgttcttaatataaaggaagttggtgtggtggaaacacaaactgtacacagtttttctatccaccaggacgtcgaacatatttgaatcattaacatttttaaatttaaatttaatattatcaattacaGTTGAGAATAAGGTGTCTTATATGAAAGATGCTGCACCCATCTAATTACTAAGGACCGTGACTTGCGTCGTCAAGGAGGCTAATTAGAATAGCAAATCCTGACAGTTATTACATCTGATATCTAAGGAATTTCTTTGCTGTTAGTTTTACCAATACCTTTTAACCTTTcgaagtcaaagtcaaaaatattacaacatcTATTGCATATTTATAGGAAAGAGGGGATTTGCCTATGAAGGCAAACCTACAGGatgtaaatagtatataaaaaaacaaagatacaTGAAAGGTACAAATATCTTTTCCACCTTCTCAAAGTAATATCGCCTTAGTACTTTGTAAGACGTCTTCTTAGTAAAAAATCTCATTATGTTTTCCTCCTAtttgtaatagaaaatataaataattcccTTTCTCGAGTGATTCCTGCGACTGACAATTGTATgccttttttctttattaagttTGATGAAGGCACCGAAGCAATGtatagtatttattgtataaataaattgtgtacGAACCGTTCTTTCATCACGATACACCTAGATAACGGttgaggttttttttaattcaattttaatcaaGGTCCGccattgttttaattttaatggatTTCGTGCGACATGATTCTACTGAATTCGTTGTAAACCTGTCAtttctttgtttaattattttaagacgCAAATCATTGCGGTTAACCGACTTAACCAAAAGTTCGTTAATACTTTTAAGCGAACATTTTTTCACTGAATCgcaattcaataataaacaaaatcgttttaaattaacgccggtaacaataaaaatcatcaaaataaaatgaacaGATCCAATGAATTCTCATTCAACATTAATGAGGAACGCACAAGAAAACACACAGACATGTTACGTGTACGATAATTAATTTCCGTAATACGAGTTAAGGCTTTGtgtaaagatattatattgtcAAGTGTTTGATGGGAGGCTCACCATCGCGCGGTCAAGTGAAGTCCGGGTGTTCCAATACGTAGTAAGATATACATAAGATATACATCATTAAGTAGTAAGATATTGAAAACTATTATTCAGCCACTGTCACTGTTGAAATGTTTCTGTTCACCGCTAAGCACAAAAAGCcaattgattaaatttaaattttatcaaatttaaacattctcgttggttgcctggaagagatcactcgaaagcgataaggccgcacGTTGCcctcattttaatttaacttctttcatgtttatattgtaatgcaacgaagtgttaatatataatcaatatttaggttcttatttcgtgcatggaaccTAATATTGTAATGATAGATTGTATGTCTGATTATTAGCAATTGTCTACACCGCATACCGCATTGCTCGTAAGTTACAAGTAAATTAAGATATGGGTTATTGTTACTTTTAACAgatttcaaataaacaaaattcgatatatattattttgagatCAAGGTGGCGGGAGATAAAATTTTTTAATGTGCTGTTAGTTCAACTGGAACATAAGTAATTATTTCTCAAcgtttatagtatataatgtaatttggCCAAGCATTATTCGTTTTTAATGCTATATGTATGTCTGCTTTGTTTCCAATTaaggatattttttaacatatggATATGTTTTGGATAAGAAAAGAAtttattcactacaaaaaCCAGTGTCGCTACAACCCTTCGTCTTGGCTTAATAAATATGCAATAGGGGAACTGCCTGATAGACGCCGTTGATGTGAGGCTCTGAGGAAACTATcttggtttcctcacgatggttTTCTTGGTGGTTAGAAAAATAGATCTCTTCATTCCATGATTCGAACGTATAACAACAGGATTGACTATCACTCTCtcaagaaaaattatcaataatagtaatttacaagttggcgcctggttgCTAGTACCGGTGACCACTGAGCTAATACTTTCCTCGATCAACGAAtgagtatcgcaatacagtgatGAAATTCTGCCAGAATTAAAGGTATACTGTCACAGagaccaatttttttttaatttgttttatttttctatttatcattttgccaaataatatttataggcaCTTTGaatgtaaatgaaatttatttaaatatttactaaatggTGTAAGTAATGATTAACACAATGAACGACACGTACACTGGttagttaataatacaatCTAAAATGGAACAGAAAAAGTGCACGCAAAAATCATTAAACGAGTGTTACATAAAGTAATTTGAATACAACAGTAGGTTTAGGATACTTCCCCAACAAAAGGAAGTTATTTGCACGCAAATACCAAAATAGCTCTACAGTTTAATTGTATAACTTACAAATATTGTAGAAATTATGTAAGTACGTACTTTAGAACTTTATATGTGTAGTAATAGTAACTAGccgttaaaatatataataaataagatattgCTAAGTTAACAccataatacttaatatatactattaagtaatataatggataagtaatatagtatatattaaatatttttatgtaacgaATAATGCTTGCTTCTAATCAGATTAGGGTTAAAACCTGAAGGGTAGGCGTGGTCTTCGCACTTCGcactcactccagtgagcttctgtcctgcccttcaggacTTAATGTCTTAATGTAACTCCTCGGGAAGAAGCATGCGATACCACTATCTGCTTAAGTTAACTTAACAGCCACCTAGGctgtttattgtatattcTAATCTTTTAAgcaaaatctttaaaattaaatcacttatttaaagtgattttaataattatatgtaatttaaatgtattctaATATTGGAAAGggcgtttttaaaaatatacagtttcATATAATTGGTTCAAAGttactattattactataacacTTTTACCCCTGTGCTGTGTGGAGgacaaaatataactaatattcATACTTCccttatttatatagtatacatataatataaataaattataacgctataaaataactaacaatagGTTTTAAATGGGttggaattattttttagaatatattgctagattgtttttttttgtaataagaaaatatttttgcactactcaCCTAGGTATATCCAAAATAACGACACACACTCACAGTATAACGACTCGCTAGCGACTGAATTCGTTTGCAACGCcgttacatattttataatcatgCATTGCCTAGTGAGGATAAGACCTTTTGGctaatctattaaatataatacttatctACGATTGACgaagaaaattactaaaataataacttaatctgcgtatttttatatctacgaatatgttttgaaaaattttgatATACTGAAAAATTTACGGAACATGGCTGGCTGCCCTAATTGGGCGTCCCATAGATTCGTTTGCCCCcctttactaataaataagtcAGATACCAGTGACATTTAcagtatatttattagaaaatcagttcaaaataatcaatttataGTTTAGTGTTAAATGTGACGTATGGTTACAGTTATATCTTTATATGATAGCTCCGAAGTAtatcaagtatttttataagatagCTAAAGGGGTGTAAATCAGGTGAAAATCTTAAAGAACCGGCAACTTTCAATGAATGTCGATATTAAAGTAGCAAGTGTTTAGATAGTAATTTTCAATCTAAATTATGTTGAATATCGCTcagtgatttaaaaaaaacatgtcttATCCGCATGACACTTACTTTGATCCCACGCTCAAGATTTGATCGCGCTAGTTTAGAATCCAGCcgatttgtaaataaacatataattattacaaaaattcgTACCTTTCACGACCTTATATTTTGTgaatttttctattgttta contains:
- the LOC123717224 gene encoding U-scoloptoxin(01)-Cw1a-like — translated: MKASWSRLHLGAVGVIAVLLYFIDLSIASLDGYIPGEDYPAFEEVPKGLAFTCDDKIPGYYADPETQCQVWHWCVPTIGGNIQYSFLCNAGTVFNQRTRVCDWFFNVDCANAPAFYAINEDLYKDEAGNFIAGKK